The following coding sequences lie in one Liolophura sinensis isolate JHLJ2023 chromosome 4, CUHK_Ljap_v2, whole genome shotgun sequence genomic window:
- the LOC135464423 gene encoding keratin-associated protein 4-3-like, whose amino-acid sequence MTEGCMTEDFLTEDFMMEGCMAEDCMTEDCMMKDGMMEGCMTEDCTRENYLTEDCMVEGCVLEVCMTEDCITEDCLTEGCMTESCMTEDCITEGCITEGCMTEDGMTEGCMTEGCITEGCMTGDGMTECCVMEGCMTEGCITDDGMTEGCMTEDCMKAA is encoded by the coding sequence ATGACGGAAGGCTGTATGACAGAAGATTTTTTGACAGAAGACTTTATGATGGAGGGCTGTATGGCGGAAGACTGTATGACAGAAGACTGTATGATGAAGGATGGTATGATGGAAGGCTGTATGACGGAAGACTGTACGAGAGAAAACTATTTGACGGAAGACTGCATGGTGGAAGGCTGTGTGTTGGAGGTCTGTATGACGGAAGACTGTATAACAGAAGACTGTTTGACGGAAGGCTGCATGACAGAAAGCTGTATGACAGAGGATTGTATAACAGAAGGCTGTATAACGGAAggctgtatgacagaagacGGTATGACGGAAGGCTGCATGACAGAAGGCTGTATAACGGAAGGCTGTATGACGGGAGACGGTATGACGGAATGCTGTGTGATGGAGGGCTGCATGACGGAAGGCTGTATTACAGACGACGGTATGACGGAAggctgtatgacagaagacTGTATGAAGGCTGCATGA